From Nitrospinota bacterium, one genomic window encodes:
- a CDS encoding AMP-binding protein yields MKKSVLDLIEVSSSEAGLEQYNRLCQGVSWDAELRHLLDANGKMNIAALALKGLADGISTTHQAFIVSSPSGVSTISRLELEDSVRRLAGGLKERHGVKQGEAVAIFLPTGREMALSILALAYVGAVAAPIIDTYKAEPVRNRLGNLKPRILITAKGMLEAIGLEASEFVKTVVMVEGGFSELLKSAPAEPLMVEPGTPYIVHYTSGTYGTPKGIVHSHGGAAGAFRTAEWTFNLRPGKRIWVTGHPGWLPASVYGIFGALFCGATSILHSGKIETHLLGDLKPTAVYTIPSVIAQAVAGGAAATDFSSIEVLAATGERLSPTLAAQVKERTGIDILGTFCMTETGMIMISNFPFAPLKGESVGMAVPGLRAMVINENDVELPPNTLGILAFERNWPSMMYGIYGDGRGIDDAFSSKHFVTTDYAYRDDDGYFWVLGRGEEFIKRGSERISPFELEDVLLTHPAVGEVAAIQFVKDGRERMKVFAVLAAGFEAGPEIMESMKDHVRDNMGAYAVPDEIEFMDELPKTRTGKVLRRNLKAKEQNLPEE; encoded by the coding sequence ATGAAAAAATCTGTTCTGGACCTTATAGAAGTCTCATCCAGCGAAGCAGGCCTGGAACAATACAACCGCCTATGCCAAGGCGTATCGTGGGACGCGGAACTCCGCCATCTGCTCGATGCCAACGGCAAGATGAACATCGCCGCGCTCGCGCTCAAGGGGCTGGCGGATGGCATTTCCACCACGCACCAAGCCTTCATCGTTTCCTCCCCCTCGGGCGTTTCAACCATTTCGCGGCTTGAACTCGAAGATTCGGTGCGCCGCCTGGCGGGAGGGCTTAAGGAGCGGCACGGTGTCAAGCAGGGGGAGGCGGTGGCCATCTTTCTGCCGACCGGGCGCGAGATGGCGCTTTCGATACTGGCGCTGGCGTACGTCGGCGCGGTGGCGGCCCCAATAATAGACACTTACAAGGCCGAGCCGGTCCGAAACCGCTTGGGCAACCTCAAGCCGCGCATCCTTATCACCGCCAAGGGGATGCTGGAAGCGATAGGGCTGGAAGCATCCGAGTTCGTAAAAACCGTGGTTATGGTGGAGGGCGGATTCAGCGAACTTCTCAAAAGCGCGCCCGCCGAGCCGCTGATGGTTGAACCGGGCACGCCGTACATCGTACATTACACGTCCGGCACCTACGGGACGCCGAAGGGGATAGTGCATTCACACGGCGGCGCGGCGGGGGCGTTCCGCACGGCAGAATGGACCTTCAACCTGCGCCCCGGCAAGCGCATCTGGGTCACCGGCCATCCCGGCTGGCTTCCGGCGTCGGTCTACGGCATATTCGGCGCGCTCTTTTGCGGAGCCACGTCGATTCTGCACTCGGGAAAAATCGAGACGCACCTGCTGGGCGACTTGAAGCCGACCGCCGTTTACACCATCCCTTCCGTCATCGCGCAAGCCGTGGCCGGCGGCGCGGCGGCAACCGATTTTTCCAGCATCGAGGTGCTGGCCGCCACTGGCGAACGCCTCAGCCCCACCCTCGCGGCACAGGTGAAGGAACGTACCGGCATCGATATCCTGGGCACTTTTTGCATGACCGAAACCGGCATGATCATGATCTCCAACTTCCCCTTCGCACCGCTGAAAGGCGAATCGGTGGGAATGGCCGTCCCCGGCCTGCGGGCAATGGTCATCAATGAAAACGATGTGGAACTGCCGCCGAACACGCTGGGCATCCTCGCTTTCGAGCGGAACTGGCCTTCCATGATGTACGGCATTTATGGCGACGGCCGCGGCATCGACGACGCCTTTTCCTCGAAACACTTCGTCACCACCGATTACGCATACCGCGACGACGACGGCTACTTCTGGGTGCTGGGGCGCGGCGAGGAATTCATCAAGCGCGGCTCGGAGCGGATCAGCCCTTTCGAACTGGAAGATGTGCTCCTCACCCACCCCGCCGTCGGGGAAGTGGCCGCCATCCAGTTCGTCAAAGACGGGCGGGAACGGATGAAGGTTTTCGCCGTGCTCGCCGCCGGATTCGAGGCGGGGCCGGAGATCATGGAATCGATGAAAGACCACGTGCGCGACAACATGGGAGCC
- a CDS encoding cation:proton antiporter → MDIVHFFISLVIILLSAKLMGELFAWMKLPSVLGEVAAGVVVGPSLLGWVHIDSVLLVLAEIGILLLLFEVGLETDVAQLIKVGPRSVLVAVTGIVAPALLAYGVSVWILGLPLIVTMFICGTLVATSIGISLRVLREIGQHDTPLARTVLGAAVLDDIAGVLILAVLFDFAVNHEVNVGHTAAVFGYIIAFLLIAPVMAKLLVPAMTRLNNISRTEGMIPTLAVALMLAFAVIAHKLDAPAILGAFAAGIALSRHFFLPVGPMRNKHESFAEKVEHQLKPISGLFVPVFFFVVGASINLRVIDFSSAGFWWMAGLLTAAAVLGKVASGMWAEGAFQEKLFCGMAMVPRGEVGLIFAEVGKRNNVLDETDYAVAVFVVVLTTFIAPIMLRRMAKAS, encoded by the coding sequence ATGGACATAGTTCATTTTTTTATCAGCCTTGTTATCATTCTGCTATCGGCCAAACTGATGGGGGAGCTGTTTGCGTGGATGAAACTTCCCTCCGTGCTGGGCGAGGTCGCCGCCGGTGTTGTTGTGGGGCCGAGCCTTTTGGGATGGGTGCATATTGATAGTGTGTTGCTGGTGCTGGCGGAGATCGGGATTTTACTGTTGCTGTTCGAGGTGGGGCTGGAGACCGACGTTGCCCAGTTGATAAAGGTGGGACCACGGAGTGTTCTTGTGGCGGTTACCGGGATTGTTGCCCCCGCGCTGCTTGCCTACGGCGTCAGCGTTTGGATCCTCGGGTTGCCGCTTATCGTGACGATGTTTATCTGCGGCACACTGGTGGCCACCAGTATTGGCATTTCATTGCGGGTACTGCGGGAGATTGGTCAGCATGATACCCCCCTTGCCCGAACCGTCCTCGGCGCGGCGGTGTTGGATGACATCGCGGGGGTTCTCATTCTTGCCGTCCTCTTCGATTTCGCCGTGAATCATGAGGTGAATGTCGGGCATACGGCGGCGGTTTTTGGCTACATTATCGCGTTCCTCCTCATCGCCCCGGTGATGGCAAAGCTATTGGTTCCCGCGATGACCCGCCTAAACAATATCAGCCGGACCGAAGGGATGATTCCCACGCTGGCGGTCGCCCTTATGCTTGCGTTTGCGGTAATCGCCCATAAGCTTGATGCGCCCGCCATCTTGGGGGCGTTTGCGGCCGGCATCGCCCTTTCCCGCCATTTCTTTCTCCCGGTTGGCCCGATGCGGAATAAACACGAGTCATTTGCCGAAAAAGTGGAACACCAACTCAAGCCGATCAGCGGGTTGTTTGTGCCGGTATTCTTTTTTGTTGTCGGCGCGTCCATAAACCTTCGGGTGATTGATTTCAGCTCGGCAGGCTTTTGGTGGATGGCGGGCTTGTTAACAGCGGCGGCGGTGCTGGGAAAAGTGGCGAGCGGCATGTGGGCCGAAGGAGCCTTTCAGGAAAAACTGTTTTGCGGCATGGCGATGGTGCCTCGGGGTGAGGTGGGGCTGATCTTCGCCGAAGTGGGAAAAAGGAATAATGTGTTGGACGAAACCGATTACGCGGTCGCCGTTTTTGTGGTGGTGCTTACCACCTTCATCGCGCCGATCATGTTGCGGCGGATGGCGAAGGCAAGCTGA
- a CDS encoding ArsB/NhaD family transporter, translating to MRRGGFFVFWAFLVLFFPITAFAGGALFGVVQDEHGQPVDKAKITLRVGDKEYVGVGRAGAAYSTSENGSFYIEMPADAPAGGAIMILAAKSGFKPQSVKVNAASPSDGAPLFAGKLALKRAAGPAFYIATAILMFVYALIIFEWVHRTLAALLGAVAMLLVSYTAGTFNPDYFILSFEDAIHAVDFNVVFLLLGMMIIVGIMRETGVFEWLAYQSFRISKGSVFRLAAILIVVTAVASAFLDNVTTMLLMTPVTIDIALVLGISPVALLMPEILASNIGGTATLIGDPPNIMIGSYAGLTFNDFLIDLTPPIVVMTALLIFMMQRAYRHEYLAAKVADFTALEQRLKKECAIRDSRLLVMSLLVLAVVIFLFFMHGKLHMEPSIAALGGAAFLLLAAKENVVKYLEKDVEWSTLVFFIMLFIIIGGCERAGLIQLVADWVLGIAAGNALAAIMLVLVVSAVTSAVIDNIPYTATMLPVVAYLTGNLPELHGSPILWWALALGACLGGNATIVGASANVVTTGLSEKAGYPISFMYFLKIGLPVTVMSIAVSAVWLLILRG from the coding sequence ATGAGACGCGGCGGCTTTTTTGTTTTTTGGGCCTTTCTTGTTTTATTTTTCCCTATTACCGCTTTTGCTGGCGGCGCGCTTTTTGGCGTGGTGCAGGATGAACACGGCCAGCCGGTGGACAAGGCGAAAATCACCCTTCGCGTGGGGGATAAGGAATATGTTGGCGTCGGGCGGGCGGGGGCCGCTTACAGCACTTCGGAAAACGGTTCCTTCTATATAGAAATGCCGGCCGATGCGCCTGCGGGTGGCGCCATCATGATATTGGCCGCCAAAAGCGGCTTTAAACCGCAGTCGGTGAAAGTGAATGCGGCTTCCCCTTCGGACGGCGCACCGCTGTTCGCGGGCAAGCTGGCGCTCAAGCGCGCGGCGGGTCCCGCTTTTTACATCGCAACGGCGATATTGATGTTTGTCTATGCGCTGATTATTTTTGAATGGGTGCATCGCACGCTGGCCGCGCTGTTGGGGGCGGTCGCGATGCTGCTGGTCAGCTACACGGCGGGGACGTTCAATCCCGATTACTTTATTTTATCGTTTGAGGACGCCATCCACGCCGTCGATTTCAACGTCGTCTTTCTGCTGCTCGGCATGATGATCATCGTCGGCATTATGCGGGAGACCGGCGTTTTCGAGTGGCTGGCCTACCAGAGTTTCCGGATTTCCAAAGGGAGCGTCTTCAGGCTTGCCGCCATTTTAATCGTGGTGACGGCGGTTGCTTCGGCATTTCTGGACAACGTCACCACCATGCTGTTGATGACGCCGGTCACCATCGATATCGCGCTGGTGCTTGGCATCAGCCCGGTGGCGTTGCTGATGCCCGAAATTCTGGCCAGCAACATCGGCGGCACCGCCACGCTCATCGGCGATCCGCCCAACATAATGATAGGCTCCTACGCGGGGTTGACCTTCAACGATTTTCTGATTGACCTCACCCCGCCCATCGTGGTGATGACCGCGCTTCTTATATTCATGATGCAGCGCGCCTACCGCCACGAATACCTCGCCGCGAAGGTGGCCGATTTCACCGCGCTGGAGCAGCGGCTGAAAAAGGAGTGCGCCATCCGCGATTCGCGCCTTTTGGTGATGTCGCTGCTGGTGTTGGCGGTGGTGATTTTTCTCTTCTTTATGCACGGCAAGCTTCACATGGAACCTTCCATCGCGGCGCTGGGGGGGGCGGCCTTCCTGCTTCTGGCCGCGAAAGAGAACGTGGTGAAGTATCTGGAAAAAGACGTGGAGTGGAGTACCCTTGTTTTTTTCATCATGCTCTTCATCATTATCGGCGGCTGCGAACGGGCCGGGCTGATACAGCTTGTCGCCGATTGGGTGCTGGGGATTGCCGCGGGGAACGCGCTTGCCGCAATCATGCTGGTGCTGGTGGTTTCCGCCGTCACCAGCGCGGTCATCGACAACATTCCCTACACCGCCACCATGCTGCCGGTGGTTGCTTACCTGACGGGGAACCTGCCGGAACTGCACGGCTCGCCCATTCTTTGGTGGGCGCTGGCCTTGGGGGCCTGCCTCGGCGGAAACGCCACCATCGTGGGGGCTTCGGCGAACGTTGTCACGACCGGCCTTTCCGAAAAGGCGGGCTACCCCATAAGCTTTATGTATTTCCTCAAAATCGGCCTTCCCGTGACGGTCATGTCCATCGCGGTGTCCGCCGTTTGGCTGCTGATATTGCGGGGATAA
- a CDS encoding ATP synthase F0 subunit B: MIELNESFLIQLINFFAMILFLNYFLFKPVMEIVERRNKALKGLHTDAAKAANDADKAVKEYDDRSAEAKRATSATLIAARQSAAAEQEKILKDARQRYAETVDAALVKIKADIKGAEANLKGEAEKLSRDMATRLLGREAR, from the coding sequence ATGATAGAACTGAATGAATCATTCCTGATCCAACTGATCAATTTTTTTGCCATGATTTTGTTTCTCAACTATTTCCTTTTTAAGCCGGTCATGGAGATAGTGGAACGGCGGAACAAGGCGCTCAAGGGCCTTCACACCGACGCCGCCAAGGCCGCCAATGACGCCGACAAGGCGGTGAAAGAGTACGATGACCGGTCGGCCGAAGCCAAACGCGCCACGTCCGCCACCCTGATCGCCGCGCGCCAGTCCGCCGCCGCGGAGCAGGAAAAGATATTGAAAGACGCCCGCCAGCGCTACGCCGAAACGGTTGACGCCGCCCTGGTTAAAATCAAGGCCGACATCAAGGGGGCCGAGGCCAACCTCAAAGGTGAGGCCGAAAAGCTCTCGCGCGATATGGCCACCCGTCTCCTCGGCCGGGAGGCGCGCTGA
- the atpF gene encoding F0F1 ATP synthase subunit B encodes MKKAFALFCWAMLAATPAFAGGLAHADHFEMRRDGAWIVNFTLLLAGLLWIIFRFVVPALKQRSELLQKEMDDSERARKESLGRLAELEGKLKAFESEAARIRQDAVDEGEKLKKQIIAEAEAASRRLLDKAQAEVTSETIKARGRLKKEAVEMAVAMAADMLKKNVNEKDHQAAVKQYAQSVGGRQ; translated from the coding sequence ATGAAAAAGGCATTTGCCCTGTTCTGTTGGGCCATGCTGGCCGCCACCCCGGCGTTCGCCGGAGGACTTGCGCACGCCGACCACTTTGAAATGCGCCGCGACGGCGCGTGGATCGTTAATTTCACCCTGCTCTTGGCGGGGCTGCTTTGGATCATCTTCCGCTTTGTCGTTCCCGCCCTCAAGCAGCGCTCCGAACTGCTCCAGAAGGAGATGGACGACAGCGAGCGCGCCCGCAAGGAATCGCTTGGCCGCCTCGCCGAACTGGAGGGCAAGCTCAAGGCGTTCGAGTCTGAAGCCGCCCGTATCCGCCAGGACGCGGTGGACGAAGGGGAAAAACTGAAAAAACAAATCATTGCCGAAGCTGAAGCCGCATCCCGCCGTTTGCTGGACAAAGCGCAGGCGGAAGTGACAAGCGAAACCATCAAGGCCCGCGGCCGCCTCAAGAAGGAAGCGGTGGAAATGGCCGTGGCGATGGCCGCCGATATGCTGAAAAAGAATGTGAATGAAAAAGATCACCAGGCCGCGGTGAAACAGTACGCTCAAAGCGTGGGAGGCCGCCAGTGA
- the atpH gene encoding ATP synthase F1 subunit delta, whose product MRDKKIAVPYADAILGAVKDAKQMETVGADLRQFAQTYAESGDLRKMLNHPGLPNENKQRILKGVMDKMGLSAPARRSLEVVQRRGRIGFTADIADVYDAMLDEKLGRQSVRVQSAFPLSADEVNGLETVFSKLTGKKAKVEAVVDKALIGGLVARVGSKVYDGSMSNQLKALKVKLEQEA is encoded by the coding sequence GTGAGGGACAAAAAGATCGCCGTTCCGTACGCCGACGCCATTCTTGGCGCCGTGAAGGATGCCAAGCAGATGGAAACCGTGGGGGCCGACCTCCGGCAGTTTGCCCAAACGTATGCCGAAAGCGGCGACCTGCGGAAAATGCTCAATCACCCCGGACTTCCCAATGAAAACAAACAGCGGATACTCAAGGGGGTAATGGACAAGATGGGGCTTTCCGCCCCCGCCCGCCGCTCGCTTGAGGTTGTGCAGCGGCGCGGCCGTATCGGCTTCACCGCGGACATCGCCGATGTCTACGACGCGATGCTGGATGAAAAACTTGGCCGTCAAAGCGTACGTGTGCAAAGCGCCTTTCCGCTCTCCGCCGATGAAGTGAACGGTCTTGAAACCGTATTTTCCAAGCTGACTGGTAAAAAAGCAAAGGTCGAAGCGGTTGTTGACAAAGCCCTTATCGGAGGCTTGGTCGCGCGCGTCGGCAGCAAGGTTTATGACGGGAGCATGAGCAACCAACTGAAGGCACTGAAAGTAAAATTGGAACAGGAGGCTTGA
- a CDS encoding F0F1 ATP synthase subunit alpha gives MAIRAEEISALIKKEIEGFEKGVELKEVGTIVSVGDGIARIYGLENAMAGELLEFPGGIIGMALNLEKDNVGAVLFGEDTLIKEGDEVKRTGRIAQVPVGEALIGRVVDGLGQPIDGKGPIKTTHFGLIERIAPGVIQRKSVHEPLQTGIKAIDSMIPIGRGQCELIIGDRQTGKTAVAIDAIINQKGLGVKCIYVAIGQKRSTVAQVYKKLEEAGAMEFTTIVAATASEPAPMLYLAPYAGCAIGEYFRDNGGHSLVVYDDLTKHAAAYRQLSLLLRRPPGREAYPGDVFYLHSRLLERSAKVSDDLGAGSLTALPIIETQAGDVSAYIPTNVISITDGQIFLESDLFYAGVRPAINVGISVSRVGGAAQIKAMKQVAGTLRLNLAQYRELAAFAMFGSDLDAATMAQLNRGARLVELLKQAQYRPLPVEKQVAGIYLATSGFMDSIAVERIAEFETGYLQYLESKHPQVLASIRDKKALDDDIKKGLNQACEEFKARF, from the coding sequence GTGGCTATCCGGGCTGAAGAGATAAGCGCGTTAATTAAGAAGGAAATCGAAGGGTTCGAGAAAGGCGTCGAACTCAAGGAAGTGGGGACGATTGTTTCCGTCGGTGACGGTATCGCCCGTATCTACGGCCTTGAAAATGCCATGGCTGGCGAGTTGCTGGAATTTCCCGGCGGCATCATCGGTATGGCGCTGAACCTTGAAAAGGACAACGTCGGCGCCGTTCTGTTCGGCGAAGACACCCTCATTAAAGAGGGGGACGAGGTAAAGCGGACCGGGCGCATCGCGCAGGTGCCGGTCGGCGAAGCGCTTATCGGGCGCGTGGTAGACGGTCTTGGCCAGCCGATTGACGGCAAGGGTCCAATCAAGACCACCCATTTCGGCCTCATCGAACGCATCGCCCCCGGCGTTATTCAGCGCAAGTCGGTGCATGAACCGTTGCAGACCGGCATCAAGGCGATTGACTCCATGATTCCGATCGGCCGCGGCCAGTGCGAACTGATCATCGGTGACCGCCAGACCGGCAAGACCGCCGTCGCCATCGACGCCATCATCAACCAGAAGGGGCTGGGGGTGAAGTGCATTTACGTGGCTATCGGCCAGAAGCGCTCCACTGTGGCCCAGGTGTACAAAAAGCTGGAAGAAGCCGGCGCGATGGAATTCACCACCATCGTCGCCGCCACCGCCAGCGAACCGGCGCCGATGCTCTACCTCGCGCCCTATGCCGGGTGCGCCATCGGCGAATATTTCCGCGATAACGGCGGCCACTCGTTGGTGGTTTACGACGACCTTACGAAACACGCGGCGGCTTACCGCCAGCTTTCGTTGTTGCTCCGCCGTCCGCCGGGCCGCGAAGCGTACCCCGGCGACGTGTTCTATCTCCACAGCCGCTTACTGGAGCGCTCCGCGAAAGTAAGTGACGATCTGGGCGCCGGTTCGCTGACCGCGCTGCCGATCATTGAAACGCAGGCGGGCGACGTATCGGCCTACATCCCGACCAACGTGATTTCGATAACCGACGGCCAGATATTCCTTGAAAGCGACCTCTTTTACGCCGGCGTCCGCCCGGCCATCAACGTCGGCATCTCCGTTTCCCGCGTCGGCGGCGCGGCGCAGATCAAGGCGATGAAGCAGGTCGCCGGCACCCTGCGCCTCAACTTGGCGCAGTACCGTGAATTGGCTGCCTTCGCCATGTTCGGTTCCGACCTCGATGCGGCCACTATGGCGCAGCTTAACCGCGGCGCGCGGCTTGTTGAACTGCTCAAACAGGCGCAGTACCGGCCATTGCCGGTTGAAAAGCAGGTTGCGGGCATCTATCTCGCCACCAGCGGCTTCATGGACAGCATTGCCGTCGAGCGCATCGCCGAATTTGAGACCGGTTATTTGCAATACCTTGAAAGCAAGCACCCCCAGGTGCTGGCTTCCATCCGCGACAAGAAGGCTCTCGATGACGATATCAAGAAGGGCCTCAACCAGGCCTGCGAAGAATTCAAGGCCCGGTTCTAA
- the atpG gene encoding ATP synthase F1 subunit gamma yields the protein MAGLRDIKRRIVSVKSTRQITKAMKMVAAAKLRKAQEAVAASRPYASKMAEVIGALGAVSQEAAHPLLAKREEKNVLILVFSSDKGLCGAFNANVFKAVHNLIRENEGKGIYVAAVGKKGRDFWKRRNVMMEKAYVDYTRDINYQFAQKVAKDVIEYFIHEKVDKIYMVYNKFRSAAVQDPTAVQLLPMESAGGRKEDAAGGDILFEPSAQAVLSAIVEKYVEVQIFQALIESWASENGSKLVAMDNATRNAGDMINALTLQYNRARQAAITKELIEIVSGADALKS from the coding sequence ATGGCGGGCTTAAGGGATATCAAGCGCCGGATCGTCTCGGTAAAGAGCACCCGGCAGATCACCAAGGCGATGAAGATGGTCGCCGCGGCGAAGCTGCGCAAGGCGCAGGAAGCCGTTGCCGCGTCCCGTCCGTACGCCTCCAAAATGGCGGAAGTCATCGGCGCGTTGGGGGCGGTCTCGCAGGAAGCGGCGCATCCGCTGCTGGCGAAGCGGGAGGAGAAAAACGTCCTGATTCTCGTGTTCTCCTCCGATAAGGGATTGTGCGGCGCGTTCAACGCGAACGTCTTCAAGGCGGTGCATAATCTCATCCGCGAGAACGAGGGGAAGGGCATCTACGTTGCCGCCGTGGGGAAGAAAGGGCGTGATTTCTGGAAGCGCCGCAATGTGATGATGGAAAAAGCGTACGTGGATTATACGCGCGACATCAATTACCAGTTTGCGCAGAAGGTTGCCAAAGACGTCATCGAATACTTCATTCACGAGAAGGTGGACAAGATATACATGGTCTACAACAAGTTCCGCAGCGCGGCAGTTCAGGATCCGACGGCGGTTCAATTGCTGCCGATGGAGTCCGCGGGCGGCAGGAAGGAAGACGCTGCGGGCGGCGACATCCTGTTTGAGCCGTCGGCGCAGGCGGTGCTTTCGGCCATTGTTGAAAAATACGTCGAAGTGCAGATCTTCCAGGCGCTGATTGAATCGTGGGCCAGTGAAAACGGCTCAAAACTGGTCGCGATGGATAATGCCACCCGCAATGCGGGCGACATGATCAATGCCCTCACATTGCAGTACAATCGCGCTCGCCAGGCGGCGATAACGAAGGAATTAATAGAAATCGTCTCGGGAGCGGACGCTCTCAAAAGCTGA